The Bryobacteraceae bacterium genome includes a window with the following:
- the era gene encoding GTPase Era, with protein sequence MKTKSDAAPRGRRKKFVSGFVSILGRPNAGKSTLMNALVGSKLAIVSDKPQTTRTLVQGVWTTDSAQVVFLDTPGIHDAETRFNRWMMDSVLEALKERDLLLLVIDSTRKLSPADEQTVELIRKAQTPALAVFNKVDAVKPKSLLLPLIDQYSRWHQFEEYLPISALTGDGLDDVRKAILSRLPEGPAWFPPDHLTDQPERFLAAEIIREKVLHLTRQEVPHSVAVLIDEWKEEPRLLRILATIHVERPGQKAIVIGAQGARLKEIGTASRLELEAIFGRKVYLELFVKVSENWRENERFLRELDWRSMRGASGGETAEQ encoded by the coding sequence GTGAAAACGAAAAGTGACGCCGCCCCGCGCGGGCGGCGGAAAAAGTTCGTCTCGGGCTTTGTTTCCATCCTCGGCCGCCCCAACGCAGGCAAGTCCACCCTGATGAACGCCCTTGTCGGCTCCAAGCTGGCCATCGTCAGCGACAAGCCGCAGACGACGCGCACGCTGGTCCAGGGCGTCTGGACGACGGATTCCGCGCAGGTCGTCTTCCTCGACACGCCCGGCATCCACGACGCCGAAACGCGCTTCAACCGCTGGATGATGGACTCCGTGCTGGAAGCGCTGAAGGAGCGCGACCTCCTCCTATTGGTCATCGACAGCACGCGCAAGCTCTCGCCCGCCGACGAGCAGACCGTCGAACTGATCCGCAAAGCGCAGACGCCCGCCCTCGCGGTGTTCAACAAGGTCGATGCGGTGAAGCCCAAGTCGCTGCTGCTGCCCCTGATCGACCAGTACAGCCGATGGCATCAGTTCGAAGAGTATCTGCCCATCTCGGCGCTCACCGGCGACGGGCTCGACGACGTCCGCAAGGCCATTCTCTCGCGCCTGCCCGAAGGCCCTGCCTGGTTCCCGCCCGATCACCTCACGGATCAGCCGGAGCGGTTCCTCGCCGCCGAAATCATCCGCGAAAAAGTGCTCCATCTGACGCGCCAGGAGGTGCCGCACTCGGTGGCGGTGCTGATCGACGAGTGGAAAGAGGAGCCGCGCCTGCTGCGGATTCTCGCCACGATCCACGTCGAGCGCCCGGGGCAGAAGGCGATCGTGATCGGGGCGCAGGGGGCGAGGCTGAAGGAAATCGGCACGGCGTCGAGGCTGGAACTCGAAGCCATCTTCGGCCGCAAAGTCTACCTCGAATTGTTCGTCAAGGTGAGCGAAAACTGGCGCGAAAACGAGCGCTTCCTGCGCGAACTCGACTGGCGCTCCATGCGCGGCGCCTCCGGCGGGGAGACGGCGGAACAATAA
- a CDS encoding phosphate starvation-inducible protein, whose protein sequence is MKVRLPLIRGLESFFGTRDENLRLLESGFGVATRLTTDAFEIEGDPEAVSRSESIVRDFISLTESGHKISAGDVNSYLRVLTADDTVTLRSLFESGRARNFGKKSLVPKTPNQRAYLDAIERYDLVFGIGPAGTGKTYLAVAMAVSALLNKQVTRIILTRPAVEAGERLGFLPGTLQEKVDPYLRPLYDALFDMLETDRVEKYLERNVIEVAPLAFMRGRTLNDSFIILDEAQNSTAEQMKMFLTRQGFNSKTVVTGDLTQIDLPPGKRCGLSEAVEVLKGVEGIQIVYFDQRDVVRNSLVQRIVRAYEQYNELMGPGRQMTLRLDQPAVDSPQDETAPQG, encoded by the coding sequence ATGAAGGTACGCCTGCCTCTCATCCGCGGCCTCGAGAGCTTCTTCGGAACCCGGGACGAGAACCTGCGTCTTCTCGAATCGGGCTTTGGCGTGGCCACCCGCCTCACGACGGACGCCTTCGAGATCGAAGGCGATCCTGAAGCGGTTTCCCGCTCGGAAAGCATCGTCCGCGACTTCATCTCGCTCACCGAATCCGGACACAAGATATCCGCCGGCGATGTGAACAGCTACCTGCGCGTCCTCACGGCGGACGACACGGTCACGCTCCGCTCGCTGTTCGAAAGCGGCCGCGCGCGCAACTTCGGCAAGAAGTCGCTGGTGCCGAAAACCCCCAACCAGCGGGCCTATCTCGACGCCATCGAGCGCTACGACCTCGTGTTCGGCATCGGACCGGCGGGCACGGGCAAGACGTATCTTGCCGTCGCCATGGCCGTGTCCGCCCTGCTGAACAAACAGGTGACGCGGATCATCCTGACGCGCCCTGCCGTTGAAGCGGGCGAACGGCTCGGCTTCCTCCCCGGCACGCTGCAGGAGAAGGTGGATCCTTACCTGCGGCCGCTGTACGACGCCCTGTTCGACATGCTCGAAACCGACCGCGTCGAGAAGTATCTCGAGCGGAACGTCATCGAAGTGGCCCCGCTTGCCTTCATGCGCGGCCGCACGCTGAACGACAGCTTCATCATCCTCGACGAGGCGCAGAACTCCACCGCCGAGCAGATGAAGATGTTTCTCACGCGCCAGGGCTTCAACTCGAAGACCGTGGTCACCGGCGACCTGACGCAGATCGATCTGCCGCCCGGCAAGCGCTGCGGCCTCAGCGAGGCCGTCGAAGTGCTGAAAGGCGTCGAGGGCATCCAGATCGTCTACTTCGACCAGCGCGACGTCGTGCGCAATTCGCTCGTCCAGCGCATCGTACGGGCCTACGAGCAATACAATGAACTGATGGGGCCGGGCCGCCAGATGACGCTCAGGCTGGACCAGCCGGCCGTGGATTCCCCGCAGGACGAAACCGCCCCACAGGGATGA
- a CDS encoding RNA polymerase sigma factor, translated as MRKATTPYGRLEDTELVVLAQGGDNEAFAELIERHQTTCRRLALSILKNAEDAEDEVQNALWKAFEHIGQFQQDAKFSTWLSRIVVNQCLMRLRKEKRARTVSIDEPVSVEDNLRLDLPDLKPSPEQALGQSELGSVLQTEIRRIPPLLREVIILRDVEERPMEEISEKLGISIAAAKSRLLRARLELRSRMQKHLGVMGLATLTS; from the coding sequence ATGCGCAAGGCCACCACCCCATACGGCCGGCTGGAAGATACGGAACTCGTCGTCCTGGCCCAGGGCGGTGACAATGAAGCGTTCGCGGAACTGATCGAGCGCCATCAGACGACCTGCCGGCGTCTGGCGCTGTCGATCCTGAAGAACGCGGAAGACGCGGAAGATGAAGTGCAGAACGCGCTCTGGAAGGCGTTCGAGCACATCGGGCAGTTCCAGCAGGACGCCAAATTCTCCACCTGGCTGTCCCGGATCGTGGTGAACCAGTGCCTGATGCGCCTGCGCAAGGAGAAGCGAGCCCGGACGGTCTCCATCGACGAGCCCGTTTCCGTCGAAGACAATCTGCGTCTGGACCTGCCGGACCTGAAGCCGTCCCCCGAGCAGGCTCTCGGACAGTCGGAGCTGGGCTCCGTGCTTCAGACCGAAATCCGCCGCATTCCTCCGCTGCTGCGCGAGGTGATCATCCTCCGCGACGTGGAGGAGCGGCCGATGGAAGAGATCTCCGAAAAGCTGGGCATCAGCATTGCGGCGGCCAAGAGCCGCCTGTTGCGCGCCCGGCTCGAGCTCCGTTCCCGCATGCAGAAGCATCTGGGCGTGATGGGGCTGGCGACGTTGACAAGCTGA
- a CDS encoding transcriptional regulator, which translates to MTVKQDEPAPSESGPETIQRVLGSYQLGEKLRRLRLRKKIGLVDLGKHTGLSPSMLSQLENGKLVPTLPTLARIAMVFDVGLEYFFTDRKKRGLFSVVRKGERMRFPDRPDSPAPAYWFEVLAFSAQEKSMQAYLAEFEPRTPGQAQDHVHDGAEFLLVLEGDLGLRYEDEETVLHEGDSVYFDASHPHAYRAIGGKARAVVVTTPPRL; encoded by the coding sequence ATGACAGTGAAACAGGATGAGCCGGCACCTTCTGAATCCGGCCCGGAGACGATCCAGCGCGTGCTGGGATCGTATCAGTTGGGCGAGAAGCTGAGGCGCCTGCGGCTGCGGAAAAAGATCGGGCTGGTCGATCTGGGCAAGCACACCGGGCTGTCGCCGTCCATGCTCTCGCAGCTGGAAAATGGGAAGCTGGTGCCGACGCTGCCGACGCTGGCGCGCATCGCCATGGTGTTCGACGTCGGGCTCGAGTATTTTTTCACCGACCGGAAGAAGCGCGGGCTGTTCTCGGTTGTGCGCAAAGGCGAGCGGATGCGGTTTCCGGATCGTCCGGACTCGCCGGCGCCGGCATACTGGTTCGAGGTGCTGGCCTTCTCCGCCCAGGAGAAGTCGATGCAGGCGTATCTGGCGGAGTTCGAACCGAGAACGCCCGGGCAGGCGCAGGATCACGTCCATGACGGGGCGGAGTTTCTGCTGGTGCTGGAAGGCGATCTTGGTCTTCGTTACGAGGACGAGGAGACGGTTCTGCACGAGGGCGACAGCGTGTATTTCGACGCATCGCACCCGCACGCCTACCGCGCCATCGGCGGCAAGGCGCGGGCTGTGGTCGTGACGACGCCTCCGAGGCTTTAG
- the nfrB gene encoding bacteriophage N4 adsorption protein B — protein sequence MRPGRTCVNVEVFPGALTWMDLHWAALAPPVLAGLAVYILFSGLDDAVLDVLWLRARKRLSRRWHDSAAPEKRIVILVPLWKEAAVIETMLEHNTRSIRYGNYEILAGVYANDGETRRAVERAAARFPQVHVAEVPHDGPTSKADCLNWIYQRLLEREMDGRPPAEVIMVHDAEDLIHPDSLRLVSRLTDEADMVQVPVLALATPMHELTHGVYCDDFAESQTKDLAVRAELGAFLPGCGVGTAFRRDALERLAERESNRLFDPFALTEDYDNGLRLHELGCRQLFVPLQWRGHEPVATREYFPRSLRAAVRQRTRWVTGNCLQAWQRHGWGRGLRRPWLQAWFFWRDRKVLWGSWIGLATNLLFLWAAAGWAAAAATGAPWRMPEVVASLPWLGPLLAVNLLLCCERLAVRMYCSGRIYGWWFAAGAPVRMLWGNLINAAASARAVWQFARSLWTGQPLRWLKTEHCYPSLASLRTAANPAGYAAVAAAAAAGTSAALFQTRTEPTHDFDRAARETVEDWAAAEESAGWPESPAALPQASPAVHDQSLLRALPPELCEKFGVVPLRLNGGCVEVAASAEFGSMKQRAFLKRAGVPVRFVTVPAAALEGLARKREAPSRRTRRWAPLPGSPGQWLQPLADEAQD from the coding sequence TTGCGCCCGGGCCGCACTTGTGTCAATGTGGAGGTTTTTCCCGGCGCACTGACATGGATGGACCTGCACTGGGCGGCTCTGGCGCCGCCCGTGCTGGCAGGACTGGCCGTCTACATTCTTTTCAGCGGGCTCGATGATGCCGTTCTGGACGTGCTGTGGCTGCGGGCGAGGAAGAGGCTCTCCCGGCGCTGGCACGATTCGGCTGCGCCGGAAAAGCGCATCGTCATTCTCGTGCCGCTGTGGAAAGAGGCGGCCGTCATCGAAACGATGCTCGAGCACAACACCCGGTCCATCCGCTACGGCAATTACGAAATCCTGGCCGGCGTGTACGCCAACGACGGGGAGACCCGCAGGGCGGTAGAGAGGGCTGCGGCGCGGTTCCCGCAGGTGCATGTCGCCGAGGTTCCGCACGACGGGCCGACCTCCAAGGCGGACTGCCTGAACTGGATCTATCAGCGGCTGCTGGAACGGGAGATGGACGGGCGCCCTCCTGCCGAAGTGATCATGGTTCACGATGCCGAGGACCTGATCCACCCCGACTCGCTGAGGCTGGTCAGCCGGCTGACGGACGAGGCGGACATGGTGCAGGTGCCTGTGCTTGCCTTGGCCACCCCGATGCATGAGCTGACGCACGGGGTCTATTGCGACGATTTTGCCGAGAGCCAGACAAAGGATCTGGCGGTGCGGGCGGAGCTGGGCGCGTTTCTGCCCGGATGCGGCGTCGGCACGGCGTTCCGCCGGGATGCTCTGGAGAGGCTCGCCGAGAGAGAGTCGAACCGCCTGTTCGACCCGTTCGCGCTCACAGAAGACTACGACAACGGTCTCAGGCTTCACGAGCTGGGCTGCAGGCAGCTGTTCGTGCCCCTGCAATGGAGAGGACACGAGCCTGTGGCGACGCGGGAGTATTTTCCGCGCAGCCTGCGGGCGGCGGTGCGGCAACGGACCCGGTGGGTGACGGGAAACTGCCTGCAGGCCTGGCAGCGGCACGGCTGGGGACGGGGACTGCGGCGCCCGTGGCTGCAGGCATGGTTCTTCTGGCGGGACCGGAAGGTGCTGTGGGGAAGCTGGATCGGCCTGGCGACCAACCTCCTGTTTCTGTGGGCCGCGGCTGGCTGGGCGGCTGCAGCCGCTACGGGCGCGCCGTGGCGGATGCCCGAGGTTGTCGCCAGCCTTCCATGGCTCGGCCCTCTTCTCGCCGTGAATCTCCTGCTGTGCTGTGAGCGGCTCGCCGTGCGGATGTACTGCAGCGGGCGGATCTACGGATGGTGGTTCGCCGCAGGCGCGCCCGTGCGGATGCTGTGGGGCAATCTGATCAACGCGGCGGCTTCCGCCCGGGCGGTCTGGCAGTTCGCACGCTCGCTGTGGACAGGCCAACCGCTGCGGTGGCTGAAAACGGAACACTGCTACCCGTCGCTGGCGAGCCTCCGGACGGCGGCGAACCCGGCGGGCTACGCCGCCGTTGCGGCGGCTGCGGCAGCCGGCACGTCAGCCGCGCTCTTCCAGACCCGCACGGAGCCGACCCATGACTTTGACCGGGCTGCCCGGGAAACGGTGGAAGATTGGGCGGCAGCTGAGGAGTCCGCTGGCTGGCCGGAGTCTCCCGCCGCGCTTCCCCAGGCGTCCCCTGCGGTCCACGACCAGAGCCTGCTCCGCGCCCTTCCACCAGAGCTGTGCGAGAAATTTGGCGTCGTTCCCCTGCGGCTGAACGGCGGGTGCGTGGAAGTTGCGGCGTCCGCCGAGTTCGGATCGATGAAACAGCGCGCCTTCCTGAAGCGCGCTGGCGTGCCGGTCCGCTTTGTCACGGTGCCTGCGGCCGCGCTGGAAGGGCTCGCCCGCAAACGTGAAGCTCCGTCCCGGCGCACGAGGAGGTGGGCGCCGCTCCCGGGGTCTCCCGGCCAGTGGCTGCAACCATTGGCGGACGAAGCTCAGGACTGA
- a CDS encoding aminotransferase, whose amino-acid sequence MQLTQAMGRIGTETAFEVLVRARQLEAQGRDVIHLEIGEPDFDTPVHIREAAKAALDQGWTHYGPTQGLPELREAIAAYVSRTRGIEVDAGRVCVVPGGKPIIFFSMLALLEPGDEVIYPNPSFPIYESMIRYCGATPVPVPLLEARGFAFDLEDFRARLSPRTRMIVLNSPANPTGGVLSREDVKTIADWVRDRDLVVLSDEIYSRIYYGQAPASIAAEPGMLDKTIILDGFSKTYAMTGWRIGYGVLPSFLVDAVNKLMVNSNSCTASFTQRAAIAALTGDQSPVEEMVREFQRRRDAFVEELNRIPGFRCPLPEGAFYAFANIAETGWQSRPLADALLSEAGVACLSGTAFGQYGEGYLRFSYANSMGNLLEAARRIDRFVRQNAKKSESMRTVTG is encoded by the coding sequence ATGCAGTTGACCCAGGCCATGGGCCGGATCGGCACCGAAACGGCCTTCGAGGTCCTTGTCCGGGCGCGCCAACTCGAAGCCCAGGGCAGGGACGTCATCCACCTCGAAATCGGAGAACCCGACTTCGACACCCCCGTCCACATCCGCGAGGCGGCCAAGGCTGCGCTCGACCAGGGCTGGACCCACTACGGCCCCACCCAGGGGCTGCCCGAGCTGCGGGAAGCCATTGCTGCATACGTCTCCCGCACGCGAGGCATCGAGGTGGACGCGGGGCGGGTATGCGTCGTTCCCGGCGGCAAGCCGATCATTTTCTTCTCGATGCTCGCCCTGCTCGAGCCGGGCGACGAGGTGATTTACCCGAACCCCTCCTTCCCGATTTACGAGTCGATGATCCGCTACTGCGGCGCCACCCCCGTGCCCGTGCCGCTGCTGGAAGCACGCGGCTTCGCGTTCGATCTCGAGGATTTCCGCGCCCGGCTGTCTCCGCGAACCCGGATGATCGTCCTGAACTCCCCCGCCAATCCCACCGGCGGCGTGTTGAGCCGGGAGGACGTGAAAACCATCGCCGACTGGGTGCGCGACCGGGATTTGGTTGTGCTTTCCGATGAAATCTACAGCCGCATCTACTACGGGCAGGCGCCCGCTTCCATCGCTGCCGAACCGGGAATGCTCGACAAGACCATCATCCTCGACGGGTTCTCCAAAACATACGCCATGACCGGCTGGCGCATCGGATACGGGGTGCTGCCCTCCTTTCTGGTCGACGCCGTCAACAAGCTGATGGTCAACTCGAATTCCTGCACGGCGTCGTTCACCCAGCGTGCCGCCATCGCCGCTCTGACAGGCGACCAGTCCCCGGTCGAGGAGATGGTGCGCGAATTTCAGCGCCGAAGGGATGCATTTGTTGAAGAACTCAACAGAATTCCGGGGTTTCGTTGCCCGTTACCCGAAGGTGCGTTTTATGCCTTCGCCAACATCGCGGAAACCGGGTGGCAGTCCCGTCCTCTCGCCGATGCCCTGCTGAGCGAAGCGGGCGTCGCCTGCCTCAGTGGAACTGCATTTGGGCAGTATGGCGAGGGTTACCTGCGTTTCAGTTATGCAAATTCAATGGGCAACCTCCTGGAGGCAGCCCGGAGGATCGACCGGTTCGTGCGGCAGAATGCGAAAAAAAGCGAATCCATGCGAACCGTAACGGGTTAA
- a CDS encoding ATPase has product MRFIARAIRPTVLEAARNFPAVVVTGPRRAGKTTLLRRLFPRASYVLLEDPDIQARARADPRGLLDGLRLPALFDEIQNVPELFAYIRTRIDESPSMRGRWLLTGSQESPLMQGVVESMAGRAAILHLLPLSLAETDRATLLAGGYPEALARPKARDLWFSSYIQTYLERDVRAVVNVRDLATFRRFLALLASRHGQILNRTDLAAPLGVSVPTINEWLHVLEITGQIILVPPYYENFGKRLLKSPKVYILDSGLACHLLGIRTQAELNRSPFLGPLFEGFVAAEILKHQVNRGRRKELYYFRDQQGLEVDFLFTGETGSLWMVECKASKTVQPAMAGPLQSLRRAMGKREPVRAAIIHPKAASPGPMRTVAPQVEALDVQEFLDELNGGMARPRRKRKT; this is encoded by the coding sequence ATGCGCTTCATTGCACGCGCCATCCGGCCAACGGTCCTCGAGGCGGCACGGAACTTCCCTGCCGTGGTGGTAACGGGGCCGCGGCGCGCCGGGAAGACCACGCTGCTGCGCCGGCTGTTCCCCCGCGCCAGCTACGTCCTGCTGGAGGATCCCGACATCCAGGCCCGTGCACGTGCCGATCCGCGAGGCCTGCTGGACGGGCTCCGGCTGCCAGCTTTGTTCGACGAGATTCAGAACGTGCCCGAGCTGTTCGCCTACATTCGAACCCGGATCGACGAGAGTCCCTCCATGAGAGGGCGGTGGCTGCTGACCGGATCTCAAGAGTCTCCTCTAATGCAGGGGGTCGTCGAATCGATGGCAGGCCGCGCCGCAATCCTCCACCTCTTGCCGCTCAGCCTGGCGGAAACGGACCGGGCGACTCTTCTGGCCGGCGGCTATCCAGAGGCGCTGGCCCGCCCGAAGGCAAGAGACTTGTGGTTCAGCTCCTACATCCAGACCTACCTGGAGCGCGACGTCCGGGCCGTTGTCAATGTCCGTGATCTCGCGACGTTCCGGCGTTTCCTGGCCCTTCTCGCCAGCCGGCACGGCCAGATCCTGAACCGGACAGACCTCGCTGCTCCGCTAGGCGTCTCGGTGCCCACGATCAACGAATGGCTTCACGTGCTGGAGATCACCGGGCAGATCATCCTGGTGCCTCCTTATTACGAGAACTTCGGCAAACGGCTCCTGAAGTCGCCCAAGGTCTACATTCTGGACTCGGGACTGGCGTGTCATCTGCTGGGAATCAGGACGCAGGCCGAGCTGAACCGGTCACCGTTCCTCGGGCCTCTCTTTGAAGGGTTCGTTGCGGCCGAGATCCTGAAACACCAGGTGAACCGCGGCCGTCGCAAGGAGCTTTACTACTTCCGCGACCAGCAAGGGCTGGAAGTTGACTTCCTGTTTACGGGCGAAACGGGCAGCCTGTGGATGGTGGAGTGCAAGGCGTCGAAAACGGTTCAGCCCGCAATGGCTGGCCCCCTGCAGTCCCTTCGCCGCGCGATGGGAAAGCGCGAGCCAGTCCGTGCGGCCATCATCCATCCCAAGGCCGCAAGCCCTGGGCCAATGAGGACAGTGGCCCCGCAAGTCGAAGCGCTCGATGTACAGGAATTTCTCGATGAACTGAACGGCGGGATGGCGCGTCCACGGAGGAAGCGCAAGACGTAA
- a CDS encoding NADH-dependent dehydrogenase gives MRRRTVLELAAASAARVAGANDRVRIGVIGCGARGRYVARWMREAGAHIVGAADVYLPNAERLREESGSDCITCQDFRKMLDRADIDAVLVATPDHWHAGAAAAACAAGKHVYLEKPFTYSIREGRAVVEAGKRYSRIVQPGMQHRSAEHFRECEAMVREGVIGKVHFVRAWNWLNMTPRGIDGPEPGEPPAGLDWDMYCGPAPLVPFDRKRFLGTYRWFRDYSGGYITDFGTHRLDTVQQVMGVTAPETVSAAGGRFALKDAGEMPDVLIVTYEYAGFVLQYEGINLNGLGLGLRDPGMQYYNARGPLDRPNGIAFYGTEGTLMADRIGYEILPELAPGAPPPPGTPPKFRGERRWKNVRDATPEHARAFLEAVRGLRPPPADAETGHRSTTVAHLGNIAFLTGLKLKWNAQREDFAGQPEASRWLARTPRRGWEWAAGEAYSR, from the coding sequence ATGAGGCGGCGGACAGTGCTGGAGCTGGCGGCGGCGTCGGCGGCGCGCGTGGCTGGGGCGAACGACCGTGTCCGGATCGGCGTGATCGGCTGCGGGGCGCGCGGCCGGTATGTAGCGCGATGGATGCGTGAAGCGGGAGCGCACATCGTGGGCGCAGCGGACGTGTATCTGCCGAATGCAGAGCGGCTGAGGGAGGAGTCCGGCAGCGATTGCATCACCTGCCAGGACTTCCGCAAGATGCTGGACCGCGCGGACATCGATGCCGTGCTGGTTGCCACGCCTGACCACTGGCATGCGGGCGCAGCGGCAGCAGCCTGCGCAGCCGGCAAGCATGTGTATCTCGAAAAGCCATTCACGTACTCGATCCGCGAGGGACGGGCGGTGGTGGAGGCGGGCAAACGATATTCGCGGATCGTCCAGCCGGGGATGCAGCACCGTTCGGCGGAACACTTCCGCGAGTGCGAGGCGATGGTCCGCGAGGGCGTGATCGGGAAGGTTCATTTCGTGCGGGCGTGGAACTGGCTGAATATGACGCCGCGGGGCATCGACGGGCCGGAGCCGGGCGAACCGCCGGCGGGTCTTGACTGGGACATGTACTGCGGACCGGCGCCGCTGGTTCCGTTCGACAGGAAACGTTTCCTCGGCACGTACCGGTGGTTCCGGGATTATTCGGGCGGCTACATCACGGATTTCGGCACACACCGGCTGGATACTGTGCAGCAAGTGATGGGGGTGACGGCGCCGGAGACGGTGAGCGCCGCGGGCGGGCGGTTTGCACTGAAAGACGCCGGCGAGATGCCGGACGTGCTGATTGTGACTTACGAATATGCGGGGTTCGTGCTTCAGTACGAGGGGATCAATCTGAACGGGCTGGGACTGGGGCTGCGCGACCCGGGGATGCAGTATTACAACGCGCGCGGACCGCTGGACCGGCCGAACGGGATCGCGTTCTACGGCACGGAGGGGACGCTGATGGCCGACCGTATCGGGTACGAGATCCTGCCGGAACTGGCGCCCGGCGCGCCGCCTCCGCCGGGAACGCCGCCGAAGTTCCGGGGGGAGCGGCGATGGAAAAACGTGCGGGACGCGACGCCGGAACACGCGCGGGCATTTCTGGAAGCCGTGCGCGGATTACGCCCGCCGCCGGCAGACGCCGAGACTGGCCACCGGTCCACCACGGTGGCGCATCTGGGCAACATCGCTTTCCTCACCGGGCTGAAGCTGAAGTGGAACGCGCAGCGCGAGGACTTCGCAGGACAGCCGGAGGCGTCGCGATGGCTGGCCCGGACGCCAAGGCGCGGGTGGGAATGGGCGGCGGGGGAAGCGTATTCCCGATGA
- a CDS encoding hypothetical protein (possible pseudo, internal stop codon), with the protein MACRGTRFEALEPVRQAVREQFGGFSEGIALSVKLRHDHGSQFMSDDFQREIRFLGLESSPAFVREPEGNGCIERFLRTLKEQLLWMRHFETVEELAEALEEFR; encoded by the coding sequence GTGGCCTGTCGCGGCACGCGCTTCGAGGCGCTCGAGCCGGTGCGCCAGGCCGTGCGCGAACAGTTCGGCGGCTTCAGTGAAGGCATCGCCCTGAGCGTCAAGCTGCGTCATGACCACGGCTCGCAGTTCATGAGCGACGACTTTCAGCGCGAGATCCGCTTTCTCGGCCTGGAGTCTTCACCGGCCTTCGTGCGCGAACCCGAAGGCAACGGCTGCATCGAACGCTTCTTACGCACTCTCAAGGAGCAGCTTCTCTGGATGCGCCATTTCGAGACCGTGGAGGAGTTAGCCGAAGCGCTCGAAGAATTCCGCTAG
- a CDS encoding integrase gives MSRARSISTGRCYGRARVLKAWGLPRSTFYQRRRLHASPRPPARRGPKTHYTDEQLAGEIRRTIHESPFHGEGHRKVWARLRLAGVRTSLRRVLRLMRQHQLLAPQRQPQPVEPKRHEGTILAGRPNQMWGIDATAGFTLRDGQVPIFAMIDHCSACCLGIHVARRGTRFEALEPVRQAVREQFGGFAEGIAFGVKLRHDHGSQFMSDDFQREIRFLGLESSPAFVREPEGNGCIERFFRTLKEQLLWVRHFETLEELAEALEEFRQRYNEQWLVERLHFQSPRQAHQALLALEAAA, from the coding sequence ATGAGCCGTGCCCGGTCGATCTCCACGGGACGCTGCTACGGGCGGGCTCGGGTGCTCAAGGCCTGGGGCCTGCCGCGGTCGACCTTCTACCAGCGGCGCCGCCTGCATGCCTCGCCTCGCCCGCCCGCCAGGCGCGGCCCGAAGACGCACTACACCGATGAGCAGCTCGCCGGGGAGATCCGGCGCACGATTCACGAGTCGCCTTTCCACGGCGAAGGCCACCGCAAGGTGTGGGCGCGGCTGCGGCTGGCCGGCGTGCGGACGTCGTTGCGGCGCGTGCTGCGGCTGATGCGCCAACACCAGCTGCTGGCGCCGCAGCGGCAGCCGCAGCCGGTGGAGCCGAAGCGCCACGAGGGAACGATCCTCGCCGGGCGGCCCAACCAGATGTGGGGCATCGACGCCACGGCGGGCTTCACTCTCCGGGACGGACAGGTGCCGATCTTCGCCATGATCGATCACTGCTCGGCCTGCTGCCTGGGCATTCACGTCGCCAGGCGCGGCACGCGGTTCGAGGCGCTCGAGCCGGTGCGCCAGGCCGTGCGCGAACAGTTTGGCGGCTTTGCCGAAGGCATTGCCTTCGGCGTGAAGCTGCGTCATGACCACGGCTCCCAGTTCATGAGCGACGACTTTCAGCGCGAGATCCGCTTTCTCGGCCTGGAGTCTTCACCGGCCTTCGTCCGCGAGCCGGAAGGCAACGGCTGCATCGAACGCTTCTTCCGCACCCTCAAGGAGCAGCTACTCTGGGTGCGGCACTTCGAAACCCTGGAAGAACTGGCCGAAGCGCTCGAAGAATTCCGCCAGCGCTACAACGAACAGTGGCTGGTCGAACGCCTCCACTTCCAATCCCCGCGGCAGGCTCACCAGGCCCTGCTTGCCCTCGAGGCTGCCGCATGA